In Elephas maximus indicus isolate mEleMax1 chromosome 16, mEleMax1 primary haplotype, whole genome shotgun sequence, the sequence CCCTCAGGTTCCAAACACAACACAAATATCCTCAGAAAAGCGCCCTCAGGAGAACAAGCTTGACCACTACCATCATCAAGTTCTCCCTGACCAATGAGTCAGCCATTAAGAAAATAGAAGATAACAACACACTTGTGTTCATTGTGGATGTCAAGGCCAACAAGCACAACATCAAACAGACTGTGAAGAAGCTCTATGACATTGATGTGGCCAAGGTAAACACCTTGATCAGGCCTGATAGACAGAAGAAGGCATATGTTTGTCTGGCTCCTGACTATGATGCTTCGGGTGTTGCCAACAAGATTGGGATCATCTAAACTGAGCCCAGTTGGCTAAttctaaatataaaaattttcacCATGAACAAGAACGTAGATGTATAATTCTATTACAGGAAAGTGAAAAATTGGACCCTTAATTCAATTTACCTGGGAAGTCCTCATAATGATACTTTTTTCTTACTCGTCTACCACCCAATACAAATAAGATCTTTAGCACATTGCCTTCTGTATGTTCGACAGTCAGGACAGAATTGATTGAGTTTCCTCCCTTGATCATACTTTGTTCTTCTAGGACATGTTGTCTTCCTGACCATTCAAAACACCTGTTCTCTTTATCTTCCATACATGTGCACTTGCCTATATTCAGTTTAGCTCagggttcatttatttattttttttaattatttccatcATATATATTTTCCTCCTAGATATGTCATGAGTTCCTAAAGGGCAAAGCCTGCTTCATTTACTTATTCTGAGGCTCCCACAAGTGTGTAGCCAAGGGCTAAATAAAGTAGGTATTCAACAAATACCCAGCGACTGcaattttccattaaaaattatGAGTCTTCTTCTCCAGGATTTTCAGAATGTGTTACCTGTCTTCCAGTACAGAAAACATCAGTGGTGCTCATCTCATTACAAACCTGAGTGCCAGCTTTGGCTGTATTTTATTTAAAGGTGAATAATGACACATAAAAGCTTTCAGAAAGTCTTGAGAAGCTGATGTGTGACATTCCCTGTCACTCTGGGCTTGTTTTGTCAGAGTAACTGACACTATTCTTGAAATTCCTGCTGATAGAGAGAGCACACCTGTGCTACTGAGAAATTAAAGGATTCCTTTCTTGCTAAGATTGATAAGAAGTTATTGGTGATAA encodes:
- the LOC126059392 gene encoding 60S ribosomal protein L23a-like; its protein translation is MVLKAKKPVHGSSKTEAKAKMLKAKKTKSALRRTSLTTTIIKFSLTNESAIKKIEDNNTLVFIVDVKANKHNIKQTVKKLYDIDVAKVNTLIRPDRQKKAYVCLAPDYDASGVANKIGII